In Saccharolobus solfataricus, a genomic segment contains:
- a CDS encoding hydantoinase/oxoprolinase N-terminal domain-containing protein has protein sequence MMWISYHLKKGGRRLRIRIGIDIGSTHTDAVALEGKELIVADKVMTTPDLTTGLLNAISRVMKKLGERKNEVDTLMIGTTHGLNALHQGKGLNRVATIRIGLPAGEGVPPVFDWPEQLSNFVTYRYMVRGGHEYTGEEIVELDEGKIKEIAEAINGKVDAIAISSIFSVVNSSHEIRAREILREKGINVPIVLSHEIGGIGLLERENSAILNALILKIFDNLISKIKQLLSSLGIEDVRLFFAQNDGTVASEDFIKSYPIFTVAGPVSNSIRGAHLLTGIKDAIVMDVGGTTTNVGVLHEGYPRESSSVVEIAKIRTNFRMPDIYTMALGGGTIVNKEKIGPESVGYALINKGISWGGDTLTATDVAMIVKGITIDGTNPKLVNNKFPMEYLFSAYTKMVEMWEDAIDLMKTSKDDVTVIVVGGGSIMVPEKLKGAMEVIRPRNAQYANAIGATLTKVGATIERTFSYDQITRENAIKSLINEAKSLAIRAGALNTTIEVREIEEIQIPYLPGNSVKVKVKVVGEFS, from the coding sequence ATGATGTGGATTTCATACCACTTGAAGAAAGGTGGAAGAAGGTTGAGAATTAGAATAGGTATTGATATTGGTAGTACTCATACAGATGCAGTAGCATTAGAAGGTAAAGAGCTAATAGTAGCTGACAAAGTAATGACTACACCAGACCTAACTACTGGACTTTTAAATGCCATAAGTAGAGTGATGAAAAAGCTTGGAGAAAGGAAAAACGAAGTAGATACGCTAATGATAGGAACTACTCACGGTCTGAACGCCTTACACCAGGGTAAAGGCTTAAATAGAGTAGCGACCATTAGAATTGGCTTACCTGCAGGAGAGGGAGTTCCTCCAGTATTTGACTGGCCAGAGCAGTTATCAAACTTTGTCACCTATAGATATATGGTAAGAGGAGGCCATGAATATACCGGGGAAGAAATAGTGGAGTTAGATGAGGGCAAAATAAAGGAGATTGCTGAAGCCATAAATGGTAAAGTTGATGCCATAGCTATTAGTTCAATATTTTCAGTTGTAAATTCGTCACATGAGATTAGAGCGAGGGAGATTTTAAGAGAGAAAGGAATTAATGTGCCTATAGTACTTTCTCACGAAATTGGTGGAATAGGACTGTTAGAGAGGGAGAACTCAGCGATCCTAAATGCGTTAATACTTAAAATCTTCGATAACTTAATAAGCAAAATCAAACAGTTACTTTCTTCTTTAGGTATAGAAGATGTGAGACTATTCTTTGCACAGAATGATGGGACTGTGGCCTCTGAAGATTTCATCAAAAGCTATCCAATATTCACTGTAGCTGGACCAGTTTCAAATAGTATTAGAGGAGCGCATTTACTGACTGGGATAAAAGATGCAATAGTAATGGATGTAGGAGGGACTACAACAAATGTGGGTGTTCTCCATGAGGGATATCCTAGAGAATCCTCATCTGTAGTAGAAATAGCCAAAATAAGGACTAATTTTAGAATGCCCGACATTTATACGATGGCATTGGGAGGAGGCACCATAGTTAATAAGGAGAAAATAGGACCAGAGAGTGTGGGTTACGCACTGATAAATAAGGGAATATCATGGGGAGGTGATACTTTAACCGCAACAGATGTAGCTATGATAGTGAAAGGAATAACAATAGATGGTACAAATCCGAAGCTAGTAAACAACAAATTCCCTATGGAGTACTTATTTAGCGCATACACTAAAATGGTGGAAATGTGGGAAGACGCCATAGACTTAATGAAAACTTCAAAGGATGACGTAACGGTAATTGTTGTGGGTGGGGGAAGTATAATGGTCCCAGAGAAGCTAAAAGGTGCGATGGAAGTTATAAGGCCACGAAATGCCCAATACGCTAATGCCATAGGTGCGACATTAACTAAAGTTGGTGCAACGATAGAAAGGACATTCTCTTATGATCAAATAACTAGGGAAAATGCAATAAAGAGTCTAATTAATGAGGCTAAAAGTTTAGCCATAAGAGCTGGGGCCTTAAATACAACGATAGAAGTTAGAGAAATAGAAGAAATACAAATACCTTATCTACCTGGAAATTCAGTGAAAGTAAAAGTTAAGGTAGTTGGTGAATTTTCTTAA
- a CDS encoding hydantoinase/oxoprolinase family protein encodes MIRVGIDIGGAFTDVVVYNEENGEISWAKVETTPDDPSNGVLEAIDEAKVNLGYVNTIIHGQTLAINTIVERKGAKVGLITTKGFRDILEIQRANRRDMYNFRYKKPTPFVPRYLRLEVTERIKSNGDILTSLNENEVVEAIKKLKAENVEAIAVSFINSYVNPIHELKVGEIIKRVDPNIIVTLSHEVTREWREYERTSTAVLNAYVMPKMSKYLSKLENEFKNRGFKGNYFAMLSNGGMATFDYAKRFPIYTLESGPVAGVIGAIKISDILGEKNIIAMDGGSTTTKASLVRNLEPNINTDYYVGRDKYNPGYPVKVPTLDIVEIGNGGTSIARIDETSNLKVGPRAAGAYPGPVAYGKGGKDVTVTDAYIVCGFLNQEELLGGKIKVNKRLAEEAISNIAKYYNMSIEEVSYGIVKIANDNAVNAVRLISVQRGYDPREFTLVAYGGSGPMFAPFVAEELDIKKIIVPFLPAGVFSAWGMLVSDIRHDLVLSYPLRIDKESSVDLINEKFNELESKIRSILISEGFKEKDIIMLRYAEMRYYGQEHTVKVSVMPGEIGNRELEEIERRFHEAHEIAYAFTLDSPIEIVNFHVSGIVKAKTIVLKRIERDNSSIDKALVGKRKVFYDGKYEEWNVYNKEYLPINYQIVGPAIIEDPTSTSLVLEGQTGMLDSYGNLIIERD; translated from the coding sequence ATGATAAGAGTGGGCATAGATATAGGAGGCGCTTTCACTGACGTAGTGGTCTATAACGAAGAAAACGGAGAAATAAGTTGGGCAAAGGTAGAAACCACGCCAGATGACCCGTCAAACGGCGTTCTGGAGGCAATAGATGAAGCCAAAGTAAATTTAGGTTATGTAAATACTATAATTCACGGTCAGACATTAGCCATAAACACAATAGTAGAAAGGAAAGGAGCAAAGGTTGGTCTAATCACAACTAAGGGCTTTAGAGATATCCTAGAAATCCAAAGGGCTAATAGAAGAGATATGTACAATTTCAGATATAAGAAACCTACTCCCTTTGTTCCGAGGTATTTAAGACTAGAGGTCACCGAGAGGATAAAGAGTAATGGCGATATTTTGACGTCTCTAAACGAAAACGAGGTTGTTGAGGCGATTAAAAAACTAAAAGCGGAAAACGTAGAAGCCATTGCTGTAAGTTTTATCAATTCTTACGTTAATCCCATACATGAACTTAAGGTAGGAGAGATTATTAAGAGAGTTGATCCTAATATTATAGTAACGTTATCTCATGAGGTCACTAGAGAGTGGAGAGAGTACGAGAGAACTAGTACCGCTGTACTTAACGCATACGTTATGCCAAAAATGAGTAAATACTTAAGTAAACTTGAAAATGAATTTAAAAATAGAGGTTTTAAAGGGAATTATTTCGCTATGCTTTCCAACGGAGGTATGGCCACATTCGACTACGCTAAAAGATTTCCAATATATACCTTAGAATCTGGTCCAGTAGCAGGAGTTATTGGGGCAATTAAGATAAGCGACATATTAGGAGAAAAAAACATTATAGCAATGGATGGTGGAAGTACAACAACTAAGGCTAGTCTAGTGAGAAATCTGGAACCCAATATAAATACTGATTACTATGTTGGAAGAGATAAGTACAACCCAGGGTATCCAGTAAAAGTTCCAACATTGGATATAGTAGAAATAGGTAATGGTGGAACGAGTATTGCTCGGATTGATGAAACAAGTAACTTAAAAGTAGGACCCAGAGCAGCTGGTGCTTACCCAGGTCCAGTAGCTTATGGGAAAGGAGGTAAAGATGTTACTGTGACAGATGCTTACATAGTATGTGGATTTCTAAATCAAGAGGAACTACTTGGAGGGAAAATAAAGGTTAATAAAAGACTTGCTGAGGAGGCTATTTCAAATATTGCTAAATACTATAACATGTCTATTGAAGAAGTCTCCTATGGTATAGTTAAAATTGCTAATGATAATGCTGTAAATGCAGTTAGGTTAATATCAGTTCAAAGAGGATATGATCCAAGAGAGTTTACGCTAGTAGCATACGGTGGCTCTGGCCCTATGTTTGCTCCATTTGTTGCAGAAGAATTAGACATAAAGAAGATAATAGTACCATTTCTCCCAGCAGGAGTATTCTCCGCATGGGGTATGCTTGTTTCAGACATTAGGCATGACCTTGTTTTATCCTATCCTTTGAGGATTGATAAGGAAAGTAGTGTAGATTTGATAAATGAAAAATTTAATGAATTAGAGAGCAAAATAAGGTCCATATTAATATCGGAGGGATTCAAAGAGAAAGATATCATAATGCTAAGATACGCTGAGATGAGATATTATGGCCAAGAACATACTGTAAAAGTGAGTGTAATGCCAGGGGAAATTGGGAATAGGGAATTGGAGGAGATAGAAAGAAGGTTCCATGAAGCTCACGAAATCGCATATGCGTTTACCTTAGATAGTCCAATCGAAATAGTAAACTTTCATGTGAGTGGTATAGTAAAAGCTAAGACTATTGTATTAAAGAGGATAGAGAGGGATAATTCAAGTATTGATAAGGCGTTGGTCGGAAAAAGAAAGGTATTCTATGATGGAAAATATGAGGAGTGGAATGTGTATAATAAAGAATATTTACCTATTAATTATCAAATAGTTGGTCCAGCAATTATAGAAGATCCTACTTCTACATCGTTAGTATTAGAAGGGCAAACGGGAATGTTAGATAGTTATGGCAATCTAATTATTGAGAGGGATTAA
- a CDS encoding purine-cytosine permease family protein, producing MTGKEEISSKYDDYSLKEVPKDSRYGFFNVFLVFSSVYGAIAVIWAGGALGYGLTFSQAIIAVLSGTVVLGILGSLTAAVGAYSGLSTYVMWRHPLGRWGGKIAGLLLITITTGIGWYAVETWLFGIVMSEIFPNNPFFSVGVAAIWGGILMTIMTYVGYRMLSFLSYFTIPFHIWLIAIGIAIVLALKGGFHTVMAAVPTSHMSLLDGISATIGLYSAGTIISPDISRFAKSAKDAGYAWFAHIIFLYPFLILGGVAIVLATGSYLITNAMLELGMGVGVLLIIVFGQFIINTDNLYSGSLSLVNLIPMRREIASVINGVIGTAIAAYVGFSAGSSITPFENFISLLGDFLPAMGGIVLADFYIVKKYVNKIQDPHKRYEFVPNNKYYNINIAGILALALGSIIGYFVNAGIPAINSLVTGFLSYIIIYYIIKAMGKSPEILPFNYEGGILR from the coding sequence ATGACTGGAAAGGAGGAAATTAGCTCAAAATACGACGATTATTCACTGAAGGAAGTTCCTAAAGATTCCAGATACGGCTTCTTTAACGTTTTTCTAGTATTTTCATCTGTATATGGTGCAATAGCTGTAATATGGGCTGGAGGAGCACTAGGTTACGGTCTCACATTTTCTCAAGCTATAATTGCAGTATTGTCGGGAACAGTAGTATTAGGCATCTTAGGTTCATTGACTGCAGCTGTGGGAGCTTATAGTGGCCTTTCCACTTATGTTATGTGGAGACATCCTTTAGGAAGATGGGGAGGTAAAATTGCTGGATTGTTACTGATAACTATAACCACGGGAATAGGGTGGTATGCAGTAGAAACATGGCTATTTGGTATAGTAATGAGCGAGATATTCCCAAATAATCCATTCTTTTCAGTTGGGGTAGCTGCGATTTGGGGAGGAATTTTGATGACAATAATGACATATGTAGGGTATAGAATGCTGTCTTTCCTAAGTTACTTTACAATTCCATTTCATATATGGCTGATAGCAATAGGAATAGCAATAGTGTTAGCACTAAAAGGGGGATTCCACACAGTTATGGCTGCTGTCCCAACAAGCCATATGAGCTTGCTTGACGGTATATCTGCTACCATAGGACTATATAGCGCTGGGACTATAATTTCTCCCGATATCTCCAGATTTGCCAAATCAGCTAAGGACGCTGGATATGCGTGGTTTGCTCACATTATTTTCCTATATCCATTCTTAATATTGGGGGGAGTTGCAATAGTGTTAGCAACTGGTTCCTATTTAATAACTAACGCAATGTTAGAGTTAGGTATGGGAGTTGGTGTTTTACTAATTATAGTCTTTGGTCAGTTCATAATAAACACTGATAATCTATATAGTGGTTCCTTATCTTTAGTTAACCTAATTCCAATGAGGCGTGAAATCGCCTCTGTGATCAACGGTGTCATAGGTACTGCTATTGCTGCATACGTCGGATTCTCAGCAGGTTCATCCATAACCCCCTTTGAGAACTTTATCTCTTTACTAGGAGACTTTCTACCAGCAATGGGAGGAATTGTACTAGCCGACTTCTACATTGTGAAGAAATATGTTAATAAAATCCAAGATCCTCATAAACGGTATGAATTCGTACCAAATAATAAGTATTACAATATAAATATTGCAGGAATATTAGCTCTAGCATTAGGTTCAATAATAGGTTACTTCGTAAATGCAGGTATACCCGCCATAAACTCCTTAGTTACTGGCTTCCTATCCTACATAATAATATATTACATTATCAAAGCAATGGGTAAGAGTCCAGAAATATTGCCGTTTAACTATGAAGGGGGGATATTAAGATGA
- a CDS encoding RNA-guided endonuclease InsQ/TnpB family protein, which produces MLKNLRIRKFEPEEEYVYFTYSIKNSEREKSKELIKEYRTLLQKAIDYLWSLTKIQVRKKNGNYKITLPKKREVYKPLRDELEKINHLASHYVDKAINNAFSIITSWRKRAIKGRASIEKPTLKKAYVKVKSTLRKVVGESVRITVRPHEYITFSWSKSWFSRRVRELELGEPIIKEEKVYLPFRYKLPWATPVNFLAIDSNLYTLDAYDGEKFVTISLKQLYSLKYSMEVKRAKVQSFASKHTKRGRELLRKYSHRERNRVLDFVHKFVNTLLDLYPVTFFAVEKLDKESMFKDANDSLSRKISRTVWGSIHKVLEYKAPLYGSFVKEVNPYLTSRSCPRCGFVSRKVGKTFECERCGFKLDRQLNASLNIYLKMCGFPHIRDVPRVWVGVIPLMGRRGMNVRDFGEAQGLRIDIKYHEIL; this is translated from the coding sequence GTGCTGAAGAACTTAAGAATTAGAAAATTTGAACCGGAAGAGGAATACGTATATTTCACGTACTCCATCAAGAATAGTGAGAGGGAGAAGAGCAAAGAGTTAATTAAAGAATACAGAACACTACTACAGAAAGCAATTGACTACCTGTGGAGCTTAACGAAAATACAAGTAAGAAAAAAGAACGGTAATTACAAGATAACACTACCGAAGAAGAGGGAGGTGTACAAACCACTTAGGGACGAACTAGAGAAAATCAATCACCTCGCGTCACACTACGTCGATAAGGCAATTAATAACGCATTCTCAATCATCACATCATGGAGGAAAAGGGCCATAAAGGGGAGAGCTTCGATTGAAAAACCTACGTTAAAGAAGGCTTACGTTAAGGTTAAGTCTACACTTAGGAAGGTTGTTGGGGAAAGCGTTAGGATAACTGTAAGACCTCATGAGTACATCACCTTCTCGTGGAGTAAGTCATGGTTCTCAAGAAGGGTTAGGGAGTTGGAACTTGGTGAACCTATAATTAAGGAGGAGAAGGTTTACCTACCATTTCGTTACAAGTTACCTTGGGCAACACCAGTGAACTTCCTGGCTATTGACTCCAACCTTTATACTCTAGATGCTTATGATGGTGAGAAATTCGTTACAATCTCTCTAAAGCAGTTGTACTCCCTTAAGTACTCCATGGAGGTGAAGAGGGCTAAGGTGCAATCATTTGCATCTAAGCACACGAAGAGGGGGAGAGAGTTGTTAAGGAAGTATTCGCATAGGGAGAGGAATCGCGTTCTGGACTTCGTTCACAAGTTTGTTAACACTTTGTTGGACTTGTACCCCGTGACGTTTTTCGCTGTGGAAAAGCTTGATAAAGAGAGTATGTTTAAGGATGCTAATGACTCTCTTTCGAGGAAGATTTCTAGGACTGTTTGGGGGAGTATACATAAAGTGTTGGAGTATAAGGCTCCGCTTTACGGTTCTTTCGTTAAGGAAGTGAACCCGTACCTCACCTCGAGGTCTTGCCCCAGATGTGGGTTTGTATCCCGAAAGGTTGGTAAGACCTTTGAGTGTGAGAGGTGCGGGTTCAAGTTGGATAGGCAATTGAATGCTTCACTGAATATTTATCTCAAGATGTGCGGATTCCCTCACATCCGTGACGTTCCACGGGTGTGGGTTGGGGTTATTCCGCTAATGGGGCGGAGAGGGATGAACGTCCGTGACTTTGGTGAAGCCCAAGGGCTGAGGATTGATATTAAATATCATGAAATCCTATGA
- a CDS encoding hydantoinase B/oxoprolinase family protein, with translation MVDPFTLEIIKNGLVVASEEMFYAFGRTAKSPVIYEVLDYAVGITDSKGRGLVAQAPGVPGFSGVLDFTIREVLGKWKSDINPGDVIATNIPYSGGTHLNDVALIMPMFTKDTLVGFIVNKGHWSEIGGMHFGSWSSDATEIFQEGLQLPNIKLYIGGKPNRDVIDIISANSRMPNATLGDMEAQIASMKIAARRINTLIEKYGLDNVIEAMDKLIEDGVKLSKLKLAKLPKGKFEAEDYIDDDGISDNPVYVKVRVSITDNEFIVDFTGSSNQVNGPINSPLPATVSAVRETYMAITDPHALPNAGFFSPLKVIAPEGSIFNPRKPAPTSTYWESMSYATDLVWKALAPYIPDKLSAGHFLSILATILGGYDEKTGEPFAIVEPQPGGWGGCNDQDGESALVASGDGETYIASAEVYERKMPILVERESLNTEDGPGHGKYRGGLGIIKDYVVLSKEAYFTVSIGRSKFPPWGINGGFSGPPNYAVIYKKGEKPRVARKIAAIKLEYGDKVSLHSAGGGGWGDPLDRDPELVLQDVKNEYITHDIAQKVYGVVIENGKVNYDKTLNLRNIMRRSKILSGTVQ, from the coding sequence ATGGTAGACCCATTTACATTGGAAATTATAAAGAATGGCCTTGTAGTGGCGTCTGAGGAAATGTTTTACGCTTTCGGAAGAACCGCTAAAAGTCCGGTTATATATGAGGTACTGGATTACGCTGTTGGAATAACTGATTCTAAGGGGAGAGGTTTGGTGGCGCAAGCACCAGGAGTACCAGGGTTCTCTGGGGTTTTAGACTTTACGATAAGAGAGGTATTAGGAAAGTGGAAAAGCGATATAAATCCCGGTGATGTGATAGCTACTAATATTCCATATTCTGGAGGTACGCATCTCAACGACGTCGCATTAATTATGCCTATGTTCACTAAGGATACGTTAGTCGGGTTCATAGTAAATAAAGGGCATTGGAGTGAAATTGGGGGAATGCACTTCGGCAGTTGGAGTTCAGATGCCACGGAAATATTCCAAGAGGGGCTTCAATTACCAAACATTAAATTATACATTGGAGGAAAACCCAATAGAGACGTAATTGATATAATATCTGCTAATTCCAGAATGCCTAATGCTACATTAGGGGACATGGAAGCCCAGATCGCTTCTATGAAAATTGCAGCAAGGAGAATAAACACACTTATTGAGAAATATGGCTTAGATAACGTAATTGAAGCTATGGATAAGCTCATAGAAGATGGGGTCAAATTAAGCAAGTTGAAACTAGCGAAATTACCTAAAGGTAAATTTGAAGCGGAAGACTATATTGACGATGATGGAATTTCCGACAACCCCGTTTATGTCAAGGTAAGGGTTTCCATAACTGATAACGAATTCATTGTCGACTTCACCGGAAGCTCTAATCAAGTCAATGGGCCTATAAATTCTCCTTTACCTGCAACTGTTTCTGCAGTTAGAGAGACGTACATGGCTATAACGGATCCTCATGCTTTACCTAATGCAGGATTCTTTTCACCTCTAAAAGTGATAGCACCGGAGGGAAGTATATTCAATCCCAGAAAACCAGCTCCGACGTCAACATACTGGGAGTCAATGTCATACGCAACAGATTTAGTATGGAAAGCACTAGCTCCCTATATACCAGATAAATTATCTGCTGGACACTTTTTATCAATATTAGCTACAATCTTAGGAGGATATGATGAAAAGACTGGTGAACCCTTTGCAATCGTAGAACCTCAACCAGGCGGTTGGGGAGGATGTAATGATCAAGATGGGGAAAGCGCACTAGTAGCTAGCGGTGATGGAGAAACATATATAGCGTCTGCAGAGGTTTATGAAAGAAAAATGCCCATTTTAGTTGAAAGAGAAAGTCTAAATACAGAAGACGGTCCCGGTCACGGAAAATATAGGGGAGGTCTGGGAATTATTAAGGATTACGTAGTATTATCTAAAGAGGCATACTTTACAGTCTCAATAGGAAGATCCAAATTTCCACCCTGGGGAATTAATGGAGGATTTAGTGGTCCTCCAAACTATGCAGTGATTTATAAGAAAGGAGAAAAACCCAGAGTTGCCAGAAAGATAGCAGCGATAAAATTAGAGTATGGGGACAAAGTAAGTTTACATAGTGCGGGAGGAGGAGGTTGGGGAGATCCTTTAGATAGAGACCCGGAACTAGTTCTACAAGACGTAAAAAATGAATATATTACACATGATATAGCACAAAAAGTTTATGGTGTAGTAATTGAAAACGGCAAAGTAAACTACGATAAGACATTAAACTTAAGAAATATTATGCGAAGATCTAAGATACTTAGTGGGACTGTTCAATAA
- a CDS encoding DUF917 domain-containing protein produces the protein METYFIEERDLQNLITGASFLGTGGGGDPYIGGLMLKRELEIVKKIEVVTGMKYSNSKSFVLGSAMMGAPIVMIEKIPNSSEAKKALEVYSKFTDNEVEYITPLEMGGVNSTIPLITSAKTGIPVVDGDGMGRAFPELQMTTFYFYGVQPSPIVIFDERGNVSIVQGIDGYWSEKIARIITVRYGGSAYIALYGTSLPTYLNTAVLGTLSLALEIGKLLNQMRLDDLLDLLKAIIMFKGKVVDVQRRVERGFSKGNVIIDGIENYSEKTMKIDFQNEFLVARINNDIVTTVPDLITVLDLFTLKPITTDRIKYGQKVMVIGIPSSGKLRTKEALRYVGPRAFGYDVDFIPLEERWKKVEN, from the coding sequence GTGGAAACATATTTCATTGAAGAGAGAGATTTACAAAACTTAATTACTGGAGCGTCTTTTTTAGGTACAGGAGGTGGAGGGGATCCATATATAGGAGGACTTATGTTAAAAAGGGAATTAGAGATTGTAAAGAAGATAGAAGTAGTAACTGGAATGAAGTACTCAAATAGTAAATCCTTTGTGTTAGGTAGTGCAATGATGGGAGCTCCTATAGTTATGATAGAAAAAATACCTAACAGCTCTGAAGCTAAAAAGGCTCTTGAAGTTTATTCTAAATTTACCGATAATGAAGTAGAATACATCACACCACTGGAAATGGGCGGAGTTAATTCCACGATCCCATTAATAACATCAGCTAAGACCGGTATTCCAGTAGTTGATGGAGATGGTATGGGGAGGGCGTTTCCAGAACTGCAAATGACTACCTTTTACTTTTATGGTGTTCAACCTTCTCCGATCGTGATATTCGATGAAAGAGGTAATGTGAGTATAGTACAAGGTATAGACGGTTATTGGTCTGAGAAAATAGCAAGAATTATCACTGTAAGATACGGTGGAAGTGCATATATTGCACTGTACGGTACGTCATTACCAACTTACTTAAATACTGCCGTACTAGGTACACTAAGTTTAGCCTTGGAAATAGGCAAACTATTAAATCAAATGCGTCTTGACGATCTCTTAGACCTTTTAAAGGCAATAATAATGTTCAAGGGTAAGGTGGTAGATGTACAAAGAAGAGTAGAAAGAGGATTCTCTAAAGGAAATGTGATTATAGATGGTATAGAAAACTACAGCGAAAAAACTATGAAAATTGATTTTCAGAACGAATTCTTAGTGGCAAGGATTAATAATGACATAGTGACTACTGTGCCAGATCTCATTACAGTTCTAGATCTATTTACGTTAAAACCAATCACAACGGACAGAATAAAGTATGGTCAAAAAGTCATGGTTATCGGTATACCTTCAAGTGGGAAGCTCAGAACTAAAGAGGCGTTAAGGTATGTAGGACCTAGAGCCTTTGGATATGATGTGGATTTCATACCACTTGAAGAAAGGTGGAAGAAGGTTGAGAATTAG
- a CDS encoding DUF917 domain-containing protein, whose product MRISVNDLYNLAIGSSILGSGGGGNPFLGYKIVKAKMLQMNIDYVEYTDEVDEDRDFIIGVGGMGSPLIGIEKIPAGHEYYRSLMTLTKFLRKEVTKITSIEIGGINSVVPFMASLMSKKPLIDGDYEGRAFPELYMTTMHFAGYRATPLSICDERENCVIIETVDNFRAESIARSITVGFGGRGYISLYPASGKEYINGAILGTVSLALELGKTLTEQGLDEMINLARGKIIFEGKIVDVKRFNIGGFAIGMAKIDGLEEYRGENSEIIFKNEYLGFLKEGKILSISPEIINLIDYNNNIVTSDSLRYGVKVRVLEIPVSNKWKEVGGYEKIKEMVVKEIKKIHQLP is encoded by the coding sequence ATGAGAATCTCTGTTAATGACCTATACAATCTCGCAATAGGGAGTTCAATATTAGGCTCTGGTGGTGGTGGAAACCCGTTTTTAGGATATAAAATTGTTAAAGCAAAAATGCTTCAGATGAATATTGATTATGTTGAATACACTGATGAAGTTGATGAGGATAGGGATTTCATAATAGGAGTAGGCGGTATGGGATCGCCATTGATAGGTATAGAGAAGATACCCGCAGGTCATGAATATTATAGATCTCTAATGACCTTAACTAAATTTTTGAGAAAAGAAGTTACTAAAATAACTTCTATTGAAATAGGTGGTATAAACTCAGTTGTCCCATTTATGGCATCGTTAATGAGTAAGAAACCATTAATAGATGGAGATTACGAGGGTAGGGCTTTTCCAGAATTATATATGACCACTATGCATTTTGCAGGATATAGGGCAACACCTTTGAGTATATGTGACGAGCGTGAAAATTGCGTTATTATAGAGACTGTTGATAATTTCCGGGCGGAGAGTATTGCAAGAAGTATAACTGTGGGATTTGGTGGAAGGGGTTACATCTCGCTTTACCCAGCATCTGGTAAAGAATATATTAATGGAGCTATCTTGGGTACAGTAAGCCTAGCTTTGGAGTTAGGTAAAACGTTAACAGAACAAGGATTGGATGAAATGATTAACTTAGCTAGAGGTAAGATAATTTTCGAAGGTAAAATAGTTGACGTAAAGAGATTTAACATAGGAGGATTTGCAATTGGTATGGCTAAAATTGACGGCCTTGAAGAATATAGGGGTGAAAATTCTGAAATTATATTCAAAAATGAGTATTTAGGCTTCCTCAAAGAAGGAAAGATTCTGTCAATATCACCTGAAATTATCAATTTAATTGATTATAATAACAACATAGTGACTTCTGACTCCCTTAGATACGGGGTAAAGGTGAGAGTATTAGAAATCCCTGTAAGTAATAAGTGGAAAGAAGTTGGGGGATATGAGAAGATTAAGGAAATGGTAGTTAAAGAAATTAAGAAAATTCACCAACTACCTTAA
- a CDS encoding Lrp/AsnC family transcriptional regulator: MSWEEVFRNYLDDKDIRILKLLNQDANISDAKLGKLVGLSKTAVRLRRVKLQNSGILKIVGVVVLQNLGIPYADLLVKLKNDIVLREQFINKLIANDLVYEVTEYMGDWDLLIRLFHNNIAKLKDESLKIISDKAVQDYRISYVVKTYKAWGKSILSSI, encoded by the coding sequence ATGTCATGGGAAGAAGTATTTCGAAATTATCTTGATGATAAAGATATAAGGATTTTGAAACTTTTAAATCAGGACGCAAATATTTCTGACGCTAAGCTTGGAAAATTAGTGGGACTATCAAAGACCGCTGTGAGATTAAGAAGAGTAAAGCTGCAAAATTCTGGTATTTTGAAAATAGTTGGCGTGGTAGTTTTACAAAACTTAGGTATTCCGTATGCAGACCTCTTGGTAAAGTTGAAGAATGATATAGTACTAAGGGAGCAATTTATAAACAAACTAATTGCTAATGATCTAGTATATGAAGTGACTGAATACATGGGAGATTGGGATTTACTTATAAGATTATTTCATAACAATATCGCTAAGTTGAAGGACGAATCATTAAAAATTATTAGCGATAAGGCTGTTCAAGATTACAGAATTAGTTATGTAGTAAAAACTTATAAGGCATGGGGAAAATCGATTCTTTCTAGTATATAA